A window of the Eulemur rufifrons isolate Redbay chromosome 6, OSU_ERuf_1, whole genome shotgun sequence genome harbors these coding sequences:
- the LOC138384871 gene encoding olfactory receptor 52N2-like — translation MSGANSSSLSPGFFILNGVPGLEATHIWISLPFCFMYIIAVLGNCGLIYLISHEESLHRPMYYFLALLSFTDVTLCTTTVPNMLCIFWFNLKEIDFNACLAQMFFVHMLTGMESGVLMLMALDRYVAICYPLRYATILTNPVITKAGLATFLRSVMLIIPFTFLTKRLPYCRGNLISHTYCDHMSVAKVSCGNFKVNAIYGLLAALLIGGFDMTCIAVSYSMILRAVVSLSSADAHHKAFSTCTSHICVIVITYVPALFTIFTHHFGGKNIPHHVHIIIANLYLMFPPTLNPIVYGVKTKQIQEGVIKLIFKEKGVPAIEIVSLLNIQKQEKTKNILMKTRV, via the coding sequence ATGTCGGGGGCCAACAGCTCCAGCCTGAGCCCAGGATTCTTTATCTTGAATGGTGTTCCTGGACTGGAAGCCACACACATCTGGATCTCCCTGCCATTCTGCTTCATGTACATCATTGCTGTCCTGGGAAACTGTGGGCTCATCTACCTCATCAGCCATGAGGAGTCCTTGCACCGGCCCATGTACTACTTCTTGGCCCTGCTCTCCTTCACTGATGTCACCTTGTGCACCACCACTGTACCCAATATGCTGTGCATATTCTGGTTCAACCTCAAGGAGATTGACTTTAATGCCTGCCTGGCCCAGATGTTTTTTGTCCATATGTTGACTGGGATGGAGTCTGGGGTGCTCATGCTCATGGCCCTggaccgctatgtggccatctgctaCCCCTTACGCTACGCCACCATCCTCACCAACCCTGTCATCACCAAGGCTGGTCTTGCCACCTTCTTGAGGAGTGTGATGCTCATCATCCCATTCACTTTCCTTACCAAGCGCCTGCCCTATTGCCGGGGAAACTTGATCTCTCACACCTACTGTGACCATATGTCTGTGGCCAAGGTATCCTGTGGCAATTTCAAAGTCAATGCTATTTATGGACTTTTGGCAGCCCTTCTGATTGGGGGCTTTGATATGACTTGTATTGCTGTATCATACTCTATGATCTTGCGGGCTGTTGTGAGCCTATCATCAGCAGATGCTCATCACAAAGCCTTCAGCACTTGTACTTCCCACATATGTGTTATTGTTATCACATATGTTCCAGCGTTATTCACCATTTTTACTCACcactttggggggaaaaacatTCCCCACCACGTCCACATCATTATTGCCAATCTCTATCTGATGTTTCCTCCCACTCTGAATCCCATTGTTTATGGAGTCAAGACCAAACAGATTCAGGAAGGAGTGATCAAGTTAATTTTTAAGGAGAAAGGTGTCCCAGCTATTGAAATAGTTTCTTTACTTAATATCCAAAagcaagaaaagacaaagaatattttaatgaagaCTCGAgtgtaa
- the LOC138384152 gene encoding olfactory receptor 52N2, whose product MSGANSSSLSPGFFILNGVPGLEATHIWISLPFCFMYIIAVLGNCGLIYLISHEESLHRPMYYFLALLSFTDVTLCTTTVPNMLCIFWFNLKEIDFNACLAQMFFVHMLTGMESGVLMLMALDRYVAICYPLRYATILTNPVITKAGLATFLRSVMLIIPFTFLTKRLPYCRGNLISHTYCDHMSVAKVSCGNFKVNAIYGLMVALLIGVFDMCCISVSYTMILRAVVSLSSADARYKAFSTCTSHICAIVITYVPAFFTFFTHRFGGHNIPHHVHIIVANLYLLLPPTMNPIVYGVKTKQIRESIIKFLLGDKVGFT is encoded by the coding sequence ATGTCCGGGGCCAACAGCTCCAGCCTGAGCCCAGGATTCTTTATCTTGAATGGTGTTCCTGGACTGGAAGCCACACACATCTGGATCTCCCTGCCATTCTGCTTCATGTACATCATTGCTGTCCTGGGAAACTGTGGGCTCATCTACCTCATCAGCCATGAGGAGTCCTTGCACCGGCCCATGTACTACTTCTTGGCCCTGCTCTCCTTCACTGATGTCACCTTGTGCACCACCACTGTACCCAATATGCTGTGCATATTCTGGTTCAACCTCAAGGAGATTGACTTTAATGCCTGCCTGGCCCAGATGTTTTTTGTCCATATGTTGACTGGGATGGAGTCTGGGGTGCTCATGCTCATGGCCCTggaccgctatgtggccatctgctaCCCCTTACGCTACGCCACCATCCTCACCAACCCTGTCATCACCAAGGCTGGTCTTGCCACCTTCTTGAGGAGTGTGATGCTCATCATCCCATTCACTTTCCTTACCAAGCGCCTGCCCTATTGCCGGGGAAACTTGATCTCTCACACCTACTGTGACCATATGTCTGTGGCCAAGGTATCCTGTGGCAATTTCAAAGTCAATGCTATTTATGGTCTGATGGTTGCTCTCCTGATTGGTGTGTTTGACATGTGTTGTATCTCTGTGTCTTACACTATGATCTTGCGGGCTGTTGTGAGCCTGTCATCAGCAGATGCTCGCTACAAAGCCTTTAGCACCTGTACATCACATATCTGTGCCATTGTGATCACCTATGTccctgcttttttcacttttttcactCATCGTTTTGGAGGACACAATATCCCCCACCACGTACATATCATTGTGGCTAACCTTTATCTGCTACTGCCTCCTACCATGAACCCAATTGTTTATGGAGTCAAGACTAAGCAGATTCGGGAAAGCATAATCAAATTTTTACTTGGAGACAAGGTTGGTTTTACCtaa